One Curtobacterium herbarum genomic window carries:
- a CDS encoding dipeptide ABC transporter ATP-binding protein: MTATEPILAVDDLGVHFSTESGDVHAVQGVSLTVAPGETLALVGESGSGKSTVALAAMGLLSGNATVTGSAVVDGHQVVGASEPSLRALRGRTVSMVFQEPATALDPLTRVGKQIAEVIRNHRPVSAATAAAEAVELLRRVGIPSPEDRARAFPFQLSGGQRQRVVIAMAIANEPALLIADEPTTALDVTVQAEILELLRALAADTGTGVLLVTHNMGVVADFADRVAVMLQGSIVETGGVEDVLLRPQHEYTERLLAAVPRLQTAASSAERPVVADRPASADEPDGRPAPAPAVDLRHVSVTFGRGARAVHALRGIDVAVHAGETVGLVGESGSGKSTAARVALGLVRPTAGSVRLFGSDLRRTRGRDRLALRSGIGVVLQDPVASLDPRMSVGECIAEPLAIHRRRTSAADRRRRVDEVLDAVRLPRALATRAPRELSGGQRQRVSLARALVLDPRLLVADEPTSALDVSVQEAVLEVLTDLQADLGFACLFVSHDLAVVQQFAERVVVMRAGAIEEQGPTGETLLHPTTDYTRRLLAAVPVPDPVVQRQRRTARLASLAAVAP; encoded by the coding sequence ATGACCGCCACCGAACCGATCCTCGCCGTCGACGACCTCGGCGTGCACTTCAGCACCGAGTCCGGCGACGTGCACGCCGTCCAGGGCGTCTCCCTGACGGTCGCCCCGGGTGAGACCCTCGCCCTCGTCGGGGAGTCCGGCTCGGGCAAGTCCACCGTCGCCCTCGCCGCGATGGGGCTGCTCAGCGGCAACGCCACCGTCACCGGCAGCGCCGTCGTCGACGGACACCAGGTCGTCGGTGCGTCCGAGCCGTCGCTCCGAGCCCTGCGCGGCCGGACCGTCTCGATGGTGTTCCAGGAGCCCGCCACCGCCCTCGACCCGCTCACCCGGGTCGGCAAGCAGATCGCCGAGGTCATCCGGAACCACCGCCCGGTGTCCGCCGCGACCGCAGCGGCCGAGGCCGTCGAACTCCTCCGCCGCGTCGGCATCCCGTCCCCGGAGGACCGCGCCAGGGCGTTCCCGTTCCAGCTCTCCGGCGGGCAGCGACAGCGTGTCGTCATCGCGATGGCGATCGCCAACGAGCCGGCGCTGCTCATCGCGGACGAGCCGACCACGGCGCTCGACGTCACGGTGCAGGCCGAGATCCTCGAGCTGCTCCGCGCGCTCGCCGCCGACACCGGCACCGGCGTGCTGCTCGTCACGCACAACATGGGCGTCGTCGCGGACTTCGCCGACCGCGTCGCCGTGATGCTGCAGGGCTCGATCGTCGAGACCGGCGGGGTCGAGGACGTCCTGCTCCGGCCGCAGCACGAGTACACCGAGCGGCTGCTGGCCGCCGTGCCGCGCCTCCAGACCGCCGCGTCGTCGGCCGAGCGGCCCGTGGTCGCGGACCGGCCGGCGTCCGCCGACGAACCGGACGGGAGGCCCGCCCCGGCCCCGGCGGTCGACCTGCGTCACGTGTCGGTCACCTTCGGCCGCGGCGCCCGCGCGGTGCACGCCCTCCGCGGCATCGACGTCGCCGTGCACGCCGGGGAGACCGTCGGCCTGGTCGGCGAGTCCGGCTCCGGCAAGTCCACCGCCGCCCGCGTCGCGCTCGGCCTGGTCCGCCCCACCGCCGGCAGCGTCCGGCTGTTCGGCTCCGATCTCCGCCGCACCCGGGGACGCGACCGACTGGCGCTGCGCTCCGGCATCGGCGTCGTGCTGCAGGACCCGGTGGCCTCGCTCGACCCGCGGATGTCCGTGGGCGAGTGCATCGCCGAACCGCTCGCCATCCACCGTCGTCGGACCTCGGCCGCCGACCGTCGCCGCCGGGTGGACGAGGTCCTGGACGCCGTCCGGCTGCCGCGCGCCCTGGCCACCCGCGCCCCGCGCGAGCTCTCCGGCGGACAGCGGCAGCGGGTCAGCCTCGCCCGGGCGCTCGTGCTCGACCCGCGGCTGCTCGTCGCCGACGAACCGACCAGTGCCCTCGACGTCAGCGTGCAGGAGGCCGTCCTCGAGGTCCTCACCGACCTGCAGGCCGACCTGGGCTTCGCGTGCCTGTTCGTCTCGCACGACCTCGCCGTCGTGCAGCAGTTCGCCGAACGGGTCGTCGTGATGCGTGCCGGAGCGATCGAGGAGCAGGGGCCGACCGGCGAGACGCTGCTGCACCCGACGACCGACTACACCCGACGTCTGCTCGCCGCGGTCCCCGTGCCGGACCCGGTGGTGCAACGGCAGCGCCGGACCGCCCGCCTGGCCTCACTGGCCGCGGTGGCCCCGTGA
- a CDS encoding ROK family transcriptional regulator codes for MPDLSSRVLELIASGQASSRTEIAQLLGAAPSTVSHVVGQLLGHGILAEEGTDVSTGGRPRKVLRIGGTDEYAVAADVGGGHVRIGIVLPGGALESVSTVPFALADGPTAGLAALAGLLDALVTERGRDGLRGVGLSLPGPVDVEAGVVDLPSRMPGWNGFPVAAWLTEHFGVPAAIDNDANCMAAGEQTVQPSTRRQAITVKAGSAIGAGIIIDGHLYRGSTGAAGDITHVRIDAAGDTPCSCGNTGCLETVASGAALVRILREAGVDVSTTQDVVRLATDAHPEATRAVRMAGRYLGEVLAANVNFFNPDAVSLGGILSTLEPFVAAVRSQLYESCHPLVTQHLVIERASLGADAGLVGAGQFALQRGLAASLEELSTPVPLRTTRNRSTRV; via the coding sequence GTGCCGGACCTCAGCTCCCGCGTGCTCGAACTCATCGCGAGCGGTCAGGCCTCGAGTCGGACCGAGATCGCCCAGCTCCTCGGTGCCGCGCCGTCGACCGTGTCGCACGTCGTCGGGCAGCTCCTCGGGCACGGCATCCTGGCCGAGGAGGGCACCGACGTCTCCACCGGCGGTCGGCCCCGCAAGGTCCTGCGGATCGGCGGGACGGACGAGTACGCGGTCGCCGCGGACGTCGGCGGCGGTCACGTCCGCATCGGCATCGTCCTGCCGGGAGGCGCGCTCGAGTCCGTCTCGACCGTCCCGTTCGCGCTCGCCGACGGTCCGACGGCCGGCCTGGCCGCACTCGCGGGCCTCCTCGACGCCCTGGTGACCGAACGCGGACGCGACGGCCTGCGCGGGGTCGGGTTGAGCCTCCCGGGTCCGGTCGACGTCGAGGCGGGCGTCGTCGACCTGCCGAGCCGGATGCCCGGCTGGAACGGGTTCCCGGTCGCCGCCTGGCTCACCGAGCACTTCGGGGTGCCGGCCGCGATCGACAACGATGCGAACTGCATGGCCGCGGGCGAGCAGACCGTGCAGCCGTCCACCCGACGCCAGGCGATCACGGTGAAGGCCGGGTCGGCGATCGGCGCGGGCATCATCATCGACGGGCACCTGTACCGCGGCTCGACCGGAGCCGCCGGCGACATCACGCACGTGCGCATCGACGCCGCCGGCGACACCCCGTGCTCGTGCGGCAACACCGGCTGCCTCGAGACCGTGGCGTCCGGGGCGGCGCTCGTCCGGATCCTCCGCGAGGCCGGCGTCGACGTCAGCACCACGCAGGACGTGGTCCGACTGGCGACCGACGCGCACCCGGAGGCGACCCGCGCGGTGCGGATGGCGGGGCGCTACCTCGGCGAGGTCCTGGCCGCCAACGTGAACTTCTTCAACCCGGACGCCGTCTCCCTCGGCGGCATCCTGTCCACCCTCGAGCCGTTCGTCGCCGCCGTCCGGAGCCAGCTCTACGAGAGCTGCCACCCGCTCGTGACCCAGCACCTCGTCATCGAACGTGCCTCGCTCGGCGCCGACGCCGGACTCGTCGGGGCCGGCCAGTTCGCCCTGCAGCGCGGTCTGGCGGCGTCGCTCGAGGAACTGTCCACCCCCGTCCCGCTGCGCACCACCAGGAACAGGAGCACCCGTGTCTGA
- a CDS encoding ABC transporter permease, whose protein sequence is MTTVRLAPEAPGAPVTVAATGFRLAARRFRHNTLAVIGLVVLVVIVLFCFVGPFLYPTDQTHTMLQQANQSPGGAHLLGTDAVGHDVLGRLMYGGKVSLMVGIAAGILATVVGTLWGAVAGYVGGWVDAVMMRIVDAGIAIPALFILLVISAITTPGVWGLIVILGFVSWLVPSRLIRAETLTLKNRDFVLTLRAIGGSHARAIGRHLLPNSVSTIVVAATFQVADAILLVAYVSYLGLGVQPPATDWGGMLSAGLTAAYSGRWWLIVPPGLAVILVVCALNAVGDGLRDAFDVKGRG, encoded by the coding sequence ATGACCACCGTCCGACTCGCCCCCGAGGCCCCCGGCGCACCGGTCACGGTCGCCGCCACCGGCTTCCGGCTGGCCGCCCGGCGCTTCCGGCACAACACCCTCGCCGTCATCGGCCTGGTCGTGCTCGTCGTCATCGTGCTGTTCTGCTTCGTCGGCCCGTTCCTGTACCCGACCGACCAGACCCACACCATGCTCCAGCAGGCGAACCAGAGCCCTGGCGGCGCCCACCTGCTCGGCACCGACGCCGTCGGCCACGACGTCCTCGGCCGCCTGATGTACGGCGGCAAGGTGTCGCTCATGGTCGGCATCGCCGCCGGCATCCTGGCCACCGTCGTCGGCACGCTGTGGGGTGCGGTCGCCGGGTACGTCGGTGGCTGGGTCGACGCGGTCATGATGCGCATCGTCGACGCCGGCATCGCGATCCCGGCGCTGTTCATCCTGCTCGTCATCTCGGCGATCACCACGCCCGGCGTCTGGGGGCTCATCGTGATCCTCGGGTTCGTGTCGTGGCTCGTGCCCTCCCGGCTCATCCGCGCCGAGACCCTGACGCTGAAGAACCGCGACTTCGTGCTCACCCTCCGCGCCATCGGCGGCTCGCACGCCCGCGCCATCGGGCGGCACCTGCTGCCGAACTCGGTGTCGACCATCGTCGTCGCCGCCACGTTCCAGGTGGCCGACGCGATCCTGCTCGTCGCCTACGTCTCCTACCTGGGCCTCGGCGTGCAGCCGCCGGCCACGGACTGGGGCGGCATGCTCTCGGCGGGACTCACCGCCGCCTACTCCGGTCGCTGGTGGCTCATCGTGCCGCCGGGACTCGCCGTGATCCTCGTCGTCTGCGCGCTCAACGCCGTCGGCGACGGACTCCGGGACGCATTCGACGTGAAGGGCCGCGGATGA
- a CDS encoding peptide ABC transporter substrate-binding protein: protein MTKPRRWALLTGAALAVSALLAGCSGGGSATTSAKSDEINYALPANFTPNWILPIGTAAHLNTNNGSIAQSLYERLIAYDGSTGKIGWDKAGSVATAADFAPDSKSVTITLGDRHWSDGKPITSRDVEFWFNLIKANEKDWGSYSEGKAPDNWTSFKTVDDTHFTITFDKAYNKDWMLANQLSYIIPLPQHAWDKTSASGSVTDADRTTTGAKQVWKFLNTAAGKIADYDSDALWKTISGPYGLSSFTTAGKVQLTANPKYDGGEKASIKTVNLLPFTTADAETNALRSGAVDYGYINATDLDQKDSFTSKGYEVDPWTGWAITYMPYNFNNPDMGAVFKQLYARQAVQMSIDQKSLSKVVFNGTATSTYGPIPQAQESDYVSDVQKDNPYPFSTKKAAALLTSHGWTKQGGTMVCTDPGTSSSQCGEGVAAGTKFTMSVLSQSGSTVTDNMMSAIQSSLEKTGIGFTIKTAPVSSVLSQTPTCTSDESSCKWDLSFFGTAGSWYFPAYPTGEALFSTGGSANFGSYSNKQVDALIDATTTSTDASAVQDYSAAVAKDLPVIWLPSPDYQISVKKSGLTGFDQDSLANFHPAQWKWSK, encoded by the coding sequence ATGACCAAGCCCCGTCGCTGGGCCCTCCTCACCGGAGCCGCGCTCGCGGTGAGCGCACTGCTCGCCGGGTGTTCCGGGGGCGGTTCCGCCACCACCAGCGCGAAGTCCGACGAGATCAACTACGCGCTGCCGGCGAACTTCACGCCGAACTGGATCCTGCCGATCGGGACCGCCGCGCACCTCAACACGAACAACGGCTCGATCGCGCAGTCGCTGTACGAGCGCCTGATCGCCTACGACGGGTCCACCGGCAAGATCGGGTGGGACAAGGCCGGCTCCGTCGCCACCGCCGCCGACTTCGCGCCCGACAGCAAGAGCGTCACGATCACCCTGGGCGACCGGCACTGGTCCGACGGCAAGCCGATCACCAGCCGCGACGTCGAGTTCTGGTTCAACCTGATCAAGGCGAACGAGAAGGACTGGGGCTCGTACTCCGAGGGCAAGGCGCCGGACAACTGGACGTCCTTCAAGACCGTCGACGACACGCACTTCACGATCACGTTCGACAAGGCGTACAACAAGGACTGGATGCTCGCCAACCAGCTGAGCTACATCATCCCGCTGCCGCAGCACGCCTGGGACAAGACCAGTGCCTCCGGGTCCGTGACCGACGCCGACCGCACCACGACCGGTGCGAAGCAGGTCTGGAAGTTCCTCAACACCGCCGCGGGCAAGATCGCCGACTACGACTCGGACGCCCTGTGGAAGACGATCTCCGGCCCCTACGGCCTGTCGTCGTTCACGACCGCCGGCAAGGTCCAGCTGACCGCGAACCCGAAGTACGACGGCGGTGAGAAGGCGTCGATCAAGACGGTCAACCTGCTGCCCTTCACCACCGCGGACGCCGAGACGAACGCACTGCGCTCCGGGGCGGTCGACTACGGCTACATCAACGCCACCGACCTCGACCAGAAGGACTCCTTCACGTCGAAGGGCTACGAGGTCGACCCGTGGACCGGCTGGGCGATCACGTACATGCCGTACAACTTCAACAACCCGGACATGGGCGCCGTGTTCAAGCAGCTGTACGCCCGCCAGGCCGTGCAGATGTCGATCGACCAGAAGAGCCTGTCGAAGGTCGTCTTCAACGGCACCGCCACCTCCACCTACGGGCCGATCCCGCAGGCGCAGGAGTCCGACTACGTCTCCGACGTGCAGAAGGACAACCCGTACCCGTTCAGCACGAAGAAGGCCGCGGCACTGCTGACGAGCCACGGCTGGACCAAGCAGGGCGGCACGATGGTCTGCACCGACCCGGGCACGTCGTCCAGCCAGTGCGGCGAGGGCGTGGCCGCGGGCACGAAGTTCACCATGTCGGTGCTCTCGCAGTCCGGCTCGACCGTCACCGACAACATGATGAGCGCCATCCAGTCGTCGCTCGAGAAGACCGGCATCGGCTTCACGATCAAGACGGCCCCGGTGTCGAGCGTCCTGTCGCAGACCCCGACCTGCACGTCGGACGAGTCGAGCTGCAAGTGGGACCTGTCGTTCTTCGGCACCGCGGGCAGCTGGTACTTCCCGGCCTACCCGACCGGTGAGGCGCTGTTCTCCACCGGCGGTTCGGCGAACTTCGGCAGCTACTCGAACAAGCAGGTCGACGCGCTCATCGACGCGACGACCACCTCCACCGACGCCAGCGCCGTGCAGGACTACAGCGCCGCCGTCGCGAAGGACCTGCCCGTGATCTGGCTGCCCAGCCCGGACTACCAGATCTCCGTCAAGAAGAGCGGCCTGACCGGCTTCGACCAGGACTCGCTCGCGAACTTCCACCCCGCCCAGTGGAAGTGGAGCAAGTAG
- a CDS encoding ABC transporter permease, with amino-acid sequence MTTALYLTRRLLQALAVILIVTIVVFCLLHALPGGPARGVLGVSATPAQIAAFNQAQGLDQALPVQYLRFLGRLLTGDLGTSYTLNEPVSQLIQERIPKTLVLTGLSAVLGIVIAIPVGMWQAARRNGAIDYAATALAFVFYSTPAFFLGLVLIIVFSQQLPWLPSQAPSGTTLAEVFQQPAGLVLPVLTGALAMIAVFSRYMRAATLENLQEDYVRTARAGGSSTATILRRHVFRNSLTPVVAMLGYYLPVLFGGALVTEQLFNYPGMGLLFWNAAQTSDYPTLLGCVLVISVATVIGTLLADVAQSLIDPRVKAGRA; translated from the coding sequence ATGACCACTGCCCTCTACCTCACCCGCCGCCTCCTGCAGGCGCTCGCGGTGATCCTCATCGTCACGATCGTCGTGTTCTGCCTGCTGCACGCGCTGCCCGGCGGACCCGCCCGCGGCGTGCTCGGCGTCTCCGCGACCCCCGCCCAGATCGCCGCGTTCAACCAGGCGCAGGGCCTCGACCAGGCGCTGCCCGTGCAGTACCTCCGGTTCCTCGGACGGCTGCTCACCGGCGACCTCGGCACCTCGTACACGCTCAACGAACCGGTCTCGCAGCTCATCCAGGAGCGCATCCCGAAGACCCTCGTCCTCACCGGACTCTCCGCCGTGCTCGGCATCGTCATCGCGATCCCGGTCGGCATGTGGCAGGCCGCCCGACGCAACGGCGCGATCGACTACGCCGCCACCGCCCTGGCGTTCGTCTTCTACTCGACGCCCGCGTTCTTCCTCGGCCTGGTGCTCATCATCGTCTTCAGCCAGCAGCTGCCGTGGCTGCCCTCCCAGGCGCCGAGCGGCACCACCCTCGCCGAGGTGTTCCAGCAGCCCGCCGGACTCGTCCTGCCGGTGCTCACCGGCGCGCTCGCGATGATCGCCGTCTTCAGCCGGTACATGCGCGCGGCGACGCTGGAGAACCTCCAGGAGGACTACGTCCGCACCGCCCGCGCCGGTGGCTCGTCGACGGCGACGATCCTCCGCCGGCACGTGTTCCGGAACTCGCTGACGCCCGTCGTCGCGATGCTCGGCTACTACCTGCCGGTGCTGTTCGGCGGCGCGCTCGTCACCGAGCAGCTGTTCAACTACCCCGGCATGGGACTGCTGTTCTGGAACGCGGCGCAGACGTCGGACTACCCGACACTCCTCGGCTGCGTGCTCGTCATCTCCGTCGCCACCGTGATCGGCACGCTCCTCGCCGACGTGGCACAGTCCCTGATCGACCCGCGAGTGAAGGCAGGCCGCGCATGA